A window from Salvia miltiorrhiza cultivar Shanhuang (shh) chromosome 2, IMPLAD_Smil_shh, whole genome shotgun sequence encodes these proteins:
- the LOC131009465 gene encoding choline-phosphate cytidylyltransferase 2-like isoform X2 → MVESGVAAAAEQRQATTVNTAESTKSDDVNGPSSSDRPIRVYADGIYDLFHFGHARSLEQAKKSFPNTYLLVGCCNDEVTHKFKGKTVMTESERYESLRHCKWVDEVIPDAPWVIDQEFLDKHNIDYVAHDSLPYADASGAGNDVYEFVKAVGRFKETKRTDGISTSDIIMRIVKDYNQYVMRNLDRGYSRKELNLSYVKEKRLRVNMRLRKLQEKVKEHQEKVGEKIQTVAKTATIHRNMWVENADRMVAGFLEMFEERCHKMGTAIRDRIQESLRGQNARGLLDYGEEGEGDDEEYYYDSEEEYYDDDGYYDSDEK, encoded by the exons ATGGTCGAGAGCGGTGTTGCTGCGGCGGCGGAGCAGAGACAGGCCACCACCGTGAACACAGCTGAGAGCACCAAGAGCGACGACGTGAACGGTCCTTCCTCATCTGACCGCCCAATTCGTGTCTACGCCGACGGGATCTACGATCTCTTTCACTTCGGCCACGCTCGCTCCCTCGAGCAAGCTAAAAAATC GTTTCCGAATACATACTTGCTAGTTGGATGCTGCAATGATGAGGTTACACACAAGTTCAAAGGCAAGACCGTTATGACTGAATCGGAGCGTTATGAATCCCTTCGCCATTGCAA GTGGGTTGATGAGGTTATTCCTGATGCCCCATGGGTGATTGATCAAGAGTTCTTGGACAAGCACAATATAGATTACGTCGCTCATGATTCTCTCCC TTATGCTGATGCAAGTGGAGCTGGCaatgatgtttatgaattt GTCAAAGCTGTGGGGAGGTTTAAAGAGACCAAAAGGACTGATGGGATTTCAACATCTGACATCATTATGAGGATAGTGAAGGATTATAACCAATATGTGATGCGCAATTTGGACCGTGGATATTCAAGAAAGGAGCTTAATCTTAGCTATGTCAAG GAAAAGCGACTAAGGGTAAATATGCGACTAAGGAAGCTGCAAGAGAAAGTTAAGGAGCATCAAGAAAAGGTTGGAGAGAAG ATACAAACAGTTGCAAAAACTGCTACGATTCACCGGAACATGTGGGTTGAAAACGCCGACAGAATGGTTGCTGGATTCCTCGAGATGTTTGAGGAACGTTGTCACAAAATG GGAACCGCCATTAGGGATCGCATTCAAGAGAGTCTAAGGGGACAGAATGCACGGGGCTTATTGGACTACGGCGAAGAAGGCGAAGGCGACGACGAAGAGTACTACTATGATTCCGAGGAAGAGTACTATGATGATGATGGATACTATGACAGTGATGAGAAATGA
- the LOC131009466 gene encoding zinc transporter 8-like, whose protein sequence is MAKLLKTLLVAAAIILFLFPAAVIADCTCEAEAEDRNEALALKYKLAALASILVAGAVGVCLPVAAKRFPALSPTSSLFFVVKAFAGGVILSTGFIHVLPDAFENLTSPCIPEHPWGDFPFTGFVAMVAAIGTLMVESYATSYYTRRANVKEAMKDCCGGDEEMLTVHTHATHGHAHGSVPSEESDSDDAKLLRHRVISQVLELGIIVHSVIIGIALGASQSPKTIKPLIAALSFHQFFEGLGLGGCITQAKFHVRAVIIMTIFFSLTTPSGIAIGIGIANIYSETSTTALIIEGVFNSASAGILIYMALVDLLSADFMSPKLQNNGKLQLAANLSLLIGAGAMSLLAKWA, encoded by the exons ATGGCGAAACTATTGAAGACCCTTCTCGTCGCCGCCGCGATCATATTGTTCTTGTTTCCGGCGGCGGTGATTGCCGACTGCACCTgcgaggcggaggcggaggaccGCAACGAAGCCTTAGCGCTCAAATACAAGCTGGCGGCGCTAGCATCGATTCTGGTGGCGGGCGCGGTCGGCGTGTGCCTCCCCGTGGCGGCGAAGCGGTTTCCGGCGCTGAGCCCGACGAGCAGCCTCTTCTTCGTGGTGAAGGCCTTCGCCGGCGGCGTGATCCTATCGACGGGGTTCATACACGTGCTGCCGGACGCCTTCGAGAACCTGACGTCGCCGTGCATCCCGGAGCACCCGTGGGGGGATTTTCCGTTCACCGGGTTCGTCGCGATGGTGGCCGCGATCGGGACGCTGATGGTGGAAAGTTACGCGACGTCGTATTATACGCGGCGGGCGAATGTGAAGGAGGCCATGAAGGACTGCTGCGGTGGCGACGAGGAGATGTTGACTGTTCACACCCATGCAACGCACGGCCATGCACACGGGTCAGTGCCGTCGGAGGAGTCGGATTCCGACGACGCCAAGCTTCTCCGCCACCGTGTCATCTCACAG GTGTTGGAGTTGGGAATTATTGTACATTCTGTGATTATTGGAATAGCTTTAGGGGCTTCACAAAGTCCTAAGACAATAAAGCCCTTAATTGCAGCTCTCTCTTTCCATCAATTTTTCGAAGGCCTTGGTCTTGGTGGATGCATAACTCag GCAAAGTTTCATGTACGTGCAGTAATAATAATGACGATTTTCTTCTCACTTACAACACCATCAGGTATCGCTATAGGTATTGGAATAGCCAATATTTATAGCGAGACGAGCACGACGGCTCTCATCATCGAAGGCGTCTTCAATTCTGCATCGGCCGGCATCTTGATATACATGGCCTTGGTCGATCTTCTCTCCGCGGATTTCATGAGCCCTAAACTCCAAAACAATGGGAAGCTTCAATTAGCTGCAAATTTGTCACTTCTCATTGGGGCAGGGGCTATGTCTCTTCTAGCCAAATGGGCTTAA
- the LOC131009471 gene encoding VQ motif-containing protein 22, producing MAISQTMSNPSDWLFQQPYQNNDFSHINQTLQTPPTTTTPTAAAFSAAAAARANGSSSSNLSPEQGRVAKPVRRRSRASRRTPTTLLNTDTANFRAMVQHFTGGPAAAASSSVSFAARQQQIVPGRGRGAVSYMDQHHAAAAAPGGFHVQYPSQMFVMDSVHGGGGGGAPPHAAAGSGNRINYDQFMV from the coding sequence ATGGCTATTAGCCAAACCATGTCAAACCCTAGTGATTGGCTATTCCAACAACCCTACCAAAACAACGACTTCTCTCACATCAACCAAACCCTCCAAACTCctcccaccaccaccacccccaccgccgccgccttctccgccgccgccgccgcgagGGCCAACGGCTCAAGCAGCAGCAACTTGAGCCCGGAGCAAGGCCGCGTGGCCAAGCCCGTGCGGCGGCGGTCGAGGGCCTCGCGGCGGACCCCCACCACCCTGCTCAACACGGACACCGCCAACTTCCGGGCCATGGTGCAGCACTTCACCGGCggccccgccgccgccgcctcctcctccgTCTCGTTCGCCGCCAGGCAGCAGCAGATCGTCCCCGGCCGCGGCCGCGGCGCCGTGAGCTACATGGATCAGCATcatgccgccgccgccgcgccggGCGGCTTCCACGTGCAGTATCCGAGCCAGATGTTTGTGATGGACAGCGTGcatggcggcggcggaggaggcgcGCCGCCGCATGCGGCGGCGGGGAGTGGGAATAGGATTAATTATGACCAGTTTATGGTTTGA
- the LOC131009465 gene encoding choline-phosphate cytidylyltransferase 2-like isoform X1 yields MVESGVAAAAEQRQATTVNTAESTKSDDVNGPSSSDRPIRVYADGIYDLFHFGHARSLEQAKKSFPNTYLLVGCCNDEVTHKFKGKTVMTESERYESLRHCKWVDEVIPDAPWVIDQEFLDKHNIDYVAHDSLPYADASGAGNDVYEFVKAVGRFKETKRTDGISTSDIIMRIVKDYNQYVMRNLDRGYSRKELNLSYVKEKRLRVNMRLRKLQEKVKEHQEKVGEKIQTVAKTATIHRNMWVENADRMVAGFLEMFEERCHKMVSCTHHQYSLCSTPRRIHIPSSHSQFFFSASISQGTAIRDRIQESLRGQNARGLLDYGEEGEGDDEEYYYDSEEEYYDDDGYYDSDEK; encoded by the exons ATGGTCGAGAGCGGTGTTGCTGCGGCGGCGGAGCAGAGACAGGCCACCACCGTGAACACAGCTGAGAGCACCAAGAGCGACGACGTGAACGGTCCTTCCTCATCTGACCGCCCAATTCGTGTCTACGCCGACGGGATCTACGATCTCTTTCACTTCGGCCACGCTCGCTCCCTCGAGCAAGCTAAAAAATC GTTTCCGAATACATACTTGCTAGTTGGATGCTGCAATGATGAGGTTACACACAAGTTCAAAGGCAAGACCGTTATGACTGAATCGGAGCGTTATGAATCCCTTCGCCATTGCAA GTGGGTTGATGAGGTTATTCCTGATGCCCCATGGGTGATTGATCAAGAGTTCTTGGACAAGCACAATATAGATTACGTCGCTCATGATTCTCTCCC TTATGCTGATGCAAGTGGAGCTGGCaatgatgtttatgaattt GTCAAAGCTGTGGGGAGGTTTAAAGAGACCAAAAGGACTGATGGGATTTCAACATCTGACATCATTATGAGGATAGTGAAGGATTATAACCAATATGTGATGCGCAATTTGGACCGTGGATATTCAAGAAAGGAGCTTAATCTTAGCTATGTCAAG GAAAAGCGACTAAGGGTAAATATGCGACTAAGGAAGCTGCAAGAGAAAGTTAAGGAGCATCAAGAAAAGGTTGGAGAGAAG ATACAAACAGTTGCAAAAACTGCTACGATTCACCGGAACATGTGGGTTGAAAACGCCGACAGAATGGTTGCTGGATTCCTCGAGATGTTTGAGGAACGTTGTCACAAAATGGTGAGCTGTACTCACCACCAATACTCTCTATGTTCCACGCCAAGGCGTATTCATATTCCTTCCAGCcattctcaattttttttttccgctTCCATTTCTCAGGGAACCGCCATTAGGGATCGCATTCAAGAGAGTCTAAGGGGACAGAATGCACGGGGCTTATTGGACTACGGCGAAGAAGGCGAAGGCGACGACGAAGAGTACTACTATGATTCCGAGGAAGAGTACTATGATGATGATGGATACTATGACAGTGATGAGAAATGA
- the LOC131009468 gene encoding zinc transporter 8-like, producing the protein MKNLLFAAIALLIPAAALAACTCEAEEEDRDKALALTYKAAALVSILVAGAAGVCLPVAARRWPALSPESGLFFAVKAFAAGVILSTGFIHVLPDAFDSLTSPCIPERPWGDFPFTGFVAMVAAIGTLMVDSYATSYYRRRANVHAPAKDCGGGDEEMLVVHAHAMHDHAHGLVPSSDESDSDDAELLRHRVISQVLELGIIVHSVIIGIALGASQSPKTIKPLIAALSFHQFFEGIGLGGCITQAKFNVRVVATMAIFFSLTTPVGIAVGIGITNIYSETSTTALIVEGVFNSASAGILIYMALVDLLSADFMSPRLQNNGKLQLGANLSLLIGAGCMSLLAKWA; encoded by the exons ATGAAGAATCTTCTTTTCGCCGCGATCGCATTGCTAAttccggcggcggcgctcgCCGCCTGCACGTGCGAGGCAGAGGAGGAGGATCGCGACAAAGCCCTAGCGCTGACGTACAAGGCGGCGGCGCTAGTGTCGATTCTAGTGGCGGGCGCCGCCGGCGTGTGCCTCCCGGTGGCGGCACGGCGGTGGCCGGCGCTGTCCCCGGAGAGCGGCCTCTTCTTCGCGGTGAAGGCGTTCGCCGCCGGCGTGATCCTGTCGACGGGGTTCATACACGTGCTGCCCGACGCATTCGACAGCCTGACGTCGCCATGCATCCCCGAGCGCCCGTGGGGGGATTTTCCGTTCACCGGGTTCGTCGCGATGGTGGCCGCGATCGGGACTCTCATGGTGGATAGTTACGCGACGTCGTATTATAGGCGGCGGGCGAATGTGCATGCGCCCGCGAAGGACTGCGGCGGTGGGGATGAGGAGATGTTGGTTGTTCACGCTCATGCGATGCACGATCATGCACACGGGTTGGTGCCGTCGTCGGATGAGTCGGATTCCGACGACGCCGAGCTTCTTCGCCACCGTGTCATCTCACAG gTGTTGGAATTGGGAATTATTGTACATTCTGTGATAATTGGAATAGCATTAGGGGCTTCGCAAAGTCCAAAAACAATAAAACCTTTGATTGCTGCACTCTCTTTTCATCAATTTTTCGAAGGCATTGGTCTTGGAGGATGCATAACTCAG GCAAAATTTAATGTACGTGTTGTGGCGACGATGGCGATTTTCTTCTCCCTCACGACGCCAGTAGGTATCGCTGTAGGTATTGGAATAACTAATATCTACAGCGAGACGAGCACGACGGCCCTTATCGTCGAAGGCGTCTTCAATTCGGCGTCGGCCGGCATCTTGATATATATGGCATTGGTTGATCTTCTCTCCGCCGATTTCATGAGCCCTAGACTTCAAAATAATGGAAAGCTTCAACTAGGGGCAAATTTGTCACTTCTCATTGGGGCAGGGTGTATGTCCCTTTTGGCCAAATGGGCTTAA
- the LOC131009467 gene encoding zinc transporter 8-like: protein MAKSAFSSMKLAFLAAAAMLPAAALAGCTCEADEEDRDKTLALKYKMAALASILAAGAAGVCLPVAAKRIPALSPERSLFFVVKAFAAGVILSTGFIHVLPDAFESLTSPCIPEHPWGDFPFTGFVAMVAAIGTLMVDTYATSYYGRRSRVKAADGGHDDEERAVPVHTHAVHGHSHGAVSLEAVSGDTELLRHRVISQVLELGIIVHSVIIGIALGASESPKTIKPLIAALTFHQFFEGIGLGGCITQAKFNARAVAIMAVFFSLTTPIGIAIGIGITNIYSETSPTALIVEGVFNSASAGILIYMALVDLLSADFMSPKLQNNGKLQLGANVSLLIGAGCMSLLAKWA from the exons ATGGCGAAATCGGCATTTTCTTCAATGAAATTAGCATTCCTCGCGGCGGCGGCGATgctgccggcggcggcgctcgcCGGGTGCACGTGCGAGGCCGACGAGGAGGATCGCGACAAGACGCTGGCGCTGAAATACAAGATGGCGGCGCTGGCGTCGATCCTGGCGGCGGGCGCCGCCGGCGTGTGCCTCCCGGTGGCGGCGAAGCGGATTCCGGCGCTGAGCCCGGAGAGAAGCCTTTTCTTCGTGGTGAAGGCGTTCGCCGCCGGCGTGATCCTGTCGACGGGGTTCATACACGTGCTGCCGGACGCCTTCGAGAGCCTGACGTCGCCGTGCATCCCCGAGCACCCGTGGGGGGACTTTCCGTTCACCGGCTTCGTCGCGATGGTGGCGGCCATCGGGACGCTCATGGTGGATACCTACGCCACGTCGTACTACGGCCGGCGGTCGAGGGTGAAGGCGGCGGATGGCGGCCACGACGACGAGGAGAGGGCGGTGCCGGTCCATACCCACGCCGTGCACGGCCATTCGCACGGCGCGGTGTCGTTGGAGGCCGTTTCCGGTGACACGGAGCTTCTTCGGCACCGTGTCATCTCACAG GTGTTGGAGTTGGGAATTATTGTACATTCTGTGATTATTGGAATTGCATTAGGAGCTTCGGAAAGTCCAAAAACAATAAAGCCTTTGATTGCGGCATTGACCTTTCATCAATTTTTCGAAGGCATTGGTCTTGGAGGATGCATTACTCag GCAAAGTTTAATGCACGTGCGGTAGCGATAATGGCGGTCTTTTTCTCACTCACAACGCCCATAGGTATCGCGATAGGTATTGGAATAACTAACATCTACAGTGAGACGAGCCCGACGGCTCTCATCGTCGAGGGCGTCTTCAATTCAGCGTCGGCCGGCATCTTGATATACATGGCATTGGTCGATCTTCTCTCGGCCGATTTCATGAGCCCGAAACTCCAAAATAATGGAAAGCTTCAATTAGGGGCAAATGTGTCACTTCTTATTGGGGCAGGGTGTATGTCCCTTTTGGCCAAATGGGCTTAA